In Calditrichota bacterium, a single genomic region encodes these proteins:
- a CDS encoding HD domain-containing protein, translating to MPAVSSDEADIYNRAALLAAIESLIPPAVIASARALNCELYLVGGSLRDLLLGRGASDLDLAVVGDALELARRAGKSHGAGKIALYARFQTALLQLPEGKIEFASARRESYQADSRKPATVSSATIEEDLARRDFTVNALAYGLTGPHQGELIDRFDGLGDLERRILRTPLEPETTFRDDPLRMLRAIRFAAELDFGIAPETLTGIKQCADRIGIVASERIGDEFLKMLAGRDPVRAMQLMIETGFMTRLVPEVMKMSGVEQVGRHHHKDVLIHSLKVMQNVVNTSPDPIVRLAGLLHDVGKPRTKRFEPQIGWTFHGHEVVGARIVEQIARRLCIGNDESLRLTKLVRLHMRPVNLTDEGVTDSAIRRLMVDAADILDEQLVLCRADITTANPRLVERYLTNFNEMADRMGDVAARDRMRNFQSPVRGEEIMVLCDLPAGPLIGVFKGRIEDAILDGVIPYEYDAAKEYLLKIKDEVLRDNAERLLEEKRQRARVRRSITRDFAFPKPENGGE from the coding sequence TTGCCTGCGGTTAGTAGTGATGAAGCGGACATTTATAACCGTGCCGCACTGCTGGCGGCTATAGAATCACTTATACCACCCGCCGTGATTGCCTCAGCCCGGGCGCTAAACTGCGAACTCTACCTCGTCGGAGGATCGCTTCGTGACCTGCTGCTGGGGCGTGGCGCGAGCGACCTTGACCTGGCAGTGGTTGGCGACGCGCTTGAACTGGCTCGAAGGGCCGGCAAATCGCACGGAGCCGGCAAGATCGCGCTCTATGCCAGGTTTCAAACCGCGCTCCTGCAGTTGCCGGAGGGTAAGATTGAGTTCGCCTCGGCGCGCCGCGAAAGTTATCAGGCCGACTCCCGCAAGCCGGCTACCGTCAGCAGTGCTACCATCGAGGAAGACCTCGCCCGCCGCGACTTCACGGTCAACGCGCTCGCTTATGGCCTGACCGGACCGCATCAAGGCGAGTTGATAGACCGCTTCGACGGTCTGGGCGACCTTGAGCGGCGCATTTTACGGACGCCGCTCGAGCCGGAGACGACTTTTCGCGACGACCCTCTAAGGATGCTGCGCGCCATTCGCTTTGCCGCTGAACTCGATTTCGGCATTGCACCCGAGACCCTGACCGGTATCAAGCAGTGCGCCGACCGGATCGGCATCGTCGCGTCGGAAAGGATCGGAGACGAGTTCCTGAAGATGCTTGCCGGGCGCGATCCGGTTCGCGCGATGCAACTTATGATCGAGACCGGATTTATGACGCGCCTTGTCCCCGAAGTGATGAAGATGTCGGGGGTGGAGCAGGTAGGGCGGCATCACCATAAGGACGTCCTCATCCACTCGCTCAAAGTGATGCAGAACGTCGTCAACACATCGCCCGACCCGATCGTCCGTCTGGCCGGGCTTCTGCACGACGTCGGCAAGCCGCGCACCAAGCGCTTCGAACCGCAGATCGGCTGGACCTTTCATGGCCATGAAGTCGTCGGGGCGCGGATAGTCGAACAGATCGCGCGACGGCTCTGCATCGGCAATGACGAAAGTTTGCGTCTGACCAAACTGGTGCGGCTCCATATGAGGCCGGTCAACCTGACCGACGAGGGCGTGACCGACAGCGCTATCCGGCGACTGATGGTCGATGCCGCGGATATCCTCGACGAACAACTGGTCCTTTGCCGTGCGGACATTACCACCGCCAATCCGCGGCTCGTCGAACGGTATCTGACTAACTTCAACGAAATGGCTGACCGGATGGGGGATGTTGCTGCGCGCGACCGGATGCGCAACTTTCAGTCGCCGGTGCGCGGAGAGGAGATCATGGTTCTCTGCGATCTCCCGGCCGGACCGTTGATCGGCGTCTTCAAGGGCCGGATCGAGGATGCCATCCTCGATGGTGTGATCCCCTACGAATATGACGCCGCGAAGGAGTATCTATTGAAGATCAAGGATGAGGTGCTGAGGGATAACGCGGAACGTCTCCTCGAAGAGAAACGGCAGCGCGCCCGGGTGCGGCGGTCGATCACTCGCGACTTCGCCTTCCCGAAACCGGAGAATGGCGGTGAGTGA
- a CDS encoding methyl-accepting chemotaxis protein, with translation MAPDGTITLFLPEETPVSRWLRIGLTDKLYIPFVGILVLSVAVTITSTLYVLRTSDGEHSTLQVAFAILASGLSTIVVGAFVYSLVLRRVLLSRIRSAIDAAQSIAGRDLTRRLDEQGGDELSVLAAAFNTMTDNLRDLTRALQRVSGEMEGRAKGILDTVEHQASLSIRQSEEVSRLTGTMSELALSTREIAGSSTHVVQIAAQTRRDSEQGVAATDESRTRMDEISSVNRDRAGQIDDLKRRAYQVGEVMEFIEQIADQTKLIAFNASIEAAGAGEMGRRFEVVAREIRRLAENVAESAGQIRSRILDIQTSSEKLDEISQVESEKVRLGADAALNTVSVLHRIREGSGRTTALVEEISGAINRHDSASGQLVAALQDIDQQASALRDGLQSLSDIASSMRTLASNLHNLTAGVRL, from the coding sequence GTGGCACCCGACGGCACAATAACCTTATTCTTGCCGGAGGAAACACCCGTGAGCCGTTGGCTGCGGATCGGCCTGACCGACAAACTCTATATCCCGTTCGTAGGGATCCTCGTCCTCTCGGTAGCGGTTACGATAACCTCCACGCTCTACGTCCTGCGCACATCCGATGGCGAACATTCCACTCTGCAAGTGGCATTTGCCATTCTCGCCAGCGGTCTCTCGACCATTGTTGTCGGAGCCTTCGTCTATAGCCTCGTGCTTCGGCGTGTCCTCTTGAGCCGCATCCGATCGGCTATCGACGCCGCGCAGTCCATCGCCGGGCGCGACTTGACACGGCGGCTCGACGAACAGGGCGGCGACGAACTATCCGTCCTGGCCGCAGCCTTCAACACCATGACCGACAACCTGCGCGATCTGACACGAGCCTTGCAGCGAGTCTCAGGTGAAATGGAGGGACGAGCCAAGGGCATCCTCGACACGGTCGAGCATCAGGCGTCGCTCTCAATCCGGCAATCGGAGGAGGTCTCACGACTCACCGGGACGATGTCGGAACTGGCGCTCTCAACACGCGAAATCGCCGGGTCGTCAACCCATGTCGTGCAGATAGCCGCCCAAACCCGTCGCGACTCCGAGCAAGGTGTCGCTGCCACCGACGAAAGCCGGACCCGAATGGACGAGATTTCGTCGGTCAATCGAGATCGCGCCGGTCAGATCGACGACTTGAAACGGCGCGCCTATCAGGTCGGAGAGGTGATGGAGTTCATCGAGCAGATCGCCGACCAGACTAAACTCATCGCCTTCAATGCCTCGATCGAAGCTGCCGGCGCCGGCGAAATGGGACGCCGGTTCGAGGTGGTGGCGCGTGAAATCCGCCGCCTGGCTGAGAATGTCGCCGAGTCTGCCGGCCAGATCCGTTCCCGCATCCTCGACATCCAGACCTCGAGTGAAAAGTTGGACGAGATATCACAGGTTGAGTCGGAGAAGGTGCGGCTCGGGGCAGATGCCGCGCTCAATACGGTCTCGGTGTTGCACCGCATCCGGGAAGGCTCGGGCCGAACCACTGCACTGGTGGAAGAAATATCGGGGGCTATCAATCGTCATGACAGCGCGTCCGGGCAACTGGTAGCAGCCTTGCAGGACATCGACCAGCAAGCCTCAGCGCTGCGCGACGGCTTGCAGTCGCTCAGCGACATCGCCTCCTCTATGCGCACCCTCGCGTCAAACCTGCACAACCTGACGGCTGGAGTCAGACTTTAG
- a CDS encoding tetratricopeptide repeat protein, with the protein MDRHLFRRQFPDPPAGRLVCPGSWAGADSLRHPGKLTPSRRRRHRTPRPPVIDYRGWRPLAAALLLSFSGWLAYTYGNGTGLPTDIARRYLDYVTREEYDRALALADSLVEATPDHPGGWLLRAIIYNNRSIDFEDSSERAALFAACDSVTTIALRRIAAGDSAGSNWFYLGTAEGFRLLVALRGGRNIDAILAGSRAATHLETALARDPSCADACVGLGNYYYFKSKYSGILRSLGLVADRRQDGIAMLERGAREGVLTDLAAQSSLAWIAIDKGDYHRADSIAASLLDRYPENRAFLWARGAARRRMEDWDSTLAIYNRILTSVRRQARNNHLNEVSCLNSIATAYSKQGKWADAQRAASEALALPLSKSVRDRKAKDLKNLRSIQAEAEEHFE; encoded by the coding sequence ATGGACCGACACCTATTCCGACGGCAGTTCCCAGACCCGCCGGCGGGCCGTTTGGTATGCCCGGGAAGTTGGGCCGGTGCGGATAGTCTCCGGCATCCCGGCAAACTCACCCCGTCTCGAAGGCGACGCCACCGGACTCCTCGACCGCCGGTGATCGATTATCGTGGTTGGAGACCTTTGGCGGCGGCGCTTCTCCTATCCTTTTCGGGATGGCTTGCCTACACCTACGGCAACGGAACCGGCTTGCCGACCGACATCGCCCGCAGATACCTCGACTACGTAACCCGCGAGGAGTATGACCGCGCACTCGCGCTCGCCGACAGTCTTGTCGAAGCCACTCCGGACCACCCCGGCGGCTGGCTCCTTAGGGCTATCATTTATAACAACCGCAGTATAGATTTCGAGGATTCGAGCGAACGGGCTGCCCTCTTCGCCGCTTGCGACAGCGTAACGACGATTGCTCTACGGCGCATCGCGGCCGGTGATTCGGCCGGCTCCAACTGGTTCTACCTCGGCACCGCCGAGGGCTTTCGATTGTTAGTTGCTTTGCGCGGTGGACGCAACATCGATGCCATACTTGCCGGGTCGCGCGCCGCCACGCACCTCGAGACTGCGCTGGCCCGCGATCCATCCTGCGCCGATGCCTGTGTCGGGCTGGGCAATTACTACTACTTTAAGAGCAAATACAGCGGCATCTTACGCTCACTCGGACTGGTAGCCGACCGCCGTCAAGACGGAATAGCAATGCTCGAACGAGGCGCGCGGGAAGGCGTACTGACCGATCTGGCGGCGCAGTCTTCGCTGGCTTGGATTGCCATCGATAAGGGCGATTATCATAGAGCCGATTCCATCGCCGCGAGCCTCCTCGATCGTTATCCCGAAAACCGCGCCTTCCTCTGGGCGCGCGGTGCAGCCCGGCGCAGGATGGAAGACTGGGACTCAACCCTCGCCATTTATAACCGTATCCTCACTTCGGTTCGCCGTCAGGCGCGTAATAACCACTTGAATGAGGTGAGTTGCCTGAATTCCATCGCTACTGCCTATTCGAAGCAGGGCAAGTGGGCTGATGCGCAACGTGCTGCTTCGGAAGCCCTGGCGTTGCCGCTTTCGAAGTCTGTCCGCGACCGCAAGGCGAAGGATTTGAAGAACCTCCGTTCGATACAAGCCGAGGCGGAGGAGCACTTCGAGTGA
- a CDS encoding site-specific DNA-methyltransferase: MTVSSPALALNRLYFGDNLPVLRREFADQSIDLIYLDPPFGSQKQYRTRESASGTAYSDIWRWEDEAKKAYKEIQVGGSKTLAGILKALREVYGESGLLAYAVMLAPRLVELRRILKLTGSLYFHCDQRASGIARLLLDGLLGVDAHLSSIVWCYGLGGSSARHWPRKHDEIYWYARQPGQHYFSPPLMPASSQRMKGQVKKIPDYWLISTLNNMARERTGYPTQKPLALLERIVTSSSPPGGVVLDPFCGSGTALVAAVRSGHAFAGIDRSRLAIATTRLRLDSMSPAIDYLYKEYD; the protein is encoded by the coding sequence ATGACTGTTTCAAGCCCGGCATTAGCCTTGAACAGGCTCTATTTCGGGGACAACCTCCCGGTATTGCGGCGCGAATTTGCCGACCAGTCGATCGACCTGATCTACCTCGATCCGCCCTTTGGGTCGCAGAAGCAGTATCGCACCAGGGAGAGCGCCTCCGGGACCGCCTACTCTGACATCTGGCGCTGGGAAGACGAGGCGAAAAAGGCTTACAAGGAGATTCAGGTCGGAGGGTCGAAGACCCTCGCCGGGATATTGAAGGCGCTGCGCGAAGTCTATGGCGAGTCGGGGTTGCTCGCCTATGCCGTCATGCTGGCGCCGCGGCTGGTCGAACTCCGACGAATTCTGAAGTTAACCGGTTCGCTCTATTTCCACTGCGATCAGCGCGCCTCCGGAATTGCCAGGCTGTTGCTTGATGGACTCTTGGGGGTCGATGCGCACCTCAGCAGCATAGTTTGGTGCTACGGATTGGGCGGCAGTTCAGCCCGGCACTGGCCGCGCAAGCACGACGAGATCTATTGGTATGCGCGTCAGCCGGGGCAGCACTACTTTTCGCCGCCCTTGATGCCTGCATCGTCGCAGCGAATGAAAGGGCAGGTCAAAAAGATCCCCGACTACTGGCTAATTTCAACGCTCAACAATATGGCTCGGGAGCGAACCGGCTATCCGACGCAGAAGCCGCTCGCGCTCCTCGAGCGCATCGTCACCTCGTCATCGCCGCCGGGTGGCGTCGTCCTGGATCCGTTCTGCGGCAGCGGGACCGCGCTGGTGGCTGCTGTCCGGTCTGGACACGCCTTCGCAGGGATAGACCGGAGCCGTCTGGCGATAGCCACCACCCGGCTTCGGCTCGACTCGATGAGTCCGGCAATTGACTATCTATATAAGGAATATGATTAG
- a CDS encoding class I SAM-dependent methyltransferase: MGKPHTGRMVRMSLKARPRALARRWAQCLEPDTGIVIQYNAQLPSGKWLALTFAMRYLQDVSTTPAHLEAGRPARSGQLILERRRRLLDKMVPEWAASRVLLDLGCGNGAQTRLLSGPGRTLVGIDSARIGDLEEIPDRSAFVYVRGSAGDLPLRNEALDGAVSFEVLEHVPDDRAAVLEVARTLKPGGFFLFTVPNKWWVFESHGAVVPGLNFLPWNRIPFVSYLPGHLHERIARARIYTLRRALELARSSGLEPLASGYITAPLDVLPKGLLRRILRSTIFRNDTTALPVLAVNLYVLAAKPLQPD, from the coding sequence ATGGGCAAACCCCACACTGGAAGGATGGTGAGAATGAGCCTCAAGGCGCGGCCAAGGGCGCTTGCCCGGAGATGGGCACAATGTCTGGAACCTGACACTGGCATAGTCATCCAATATAATGCGCAATTACCCTCCGGCAAATGGCTTGCCCTTACCTTTGCAATGCGTTATCTTCAAGATGTGAGCACCACTCCGGCGCATCTTGAAGCAGGGAGGCCGGCCCGTTCGGGACAGTTGATACTCGAGCGGCGCAGGCGGCTTTTGGATAAGATGGTGCCGGAATGGGCAGCATCGCGGGTTTTACTCGATCTGGGCTGCGGCAACGGGGCTCAGACTCGACTCCTGTCCGGACCCGGACGCACCCTTGTCGGTATCGACAGCGCCCGGATCGGCGATCTCGAAGAGATTCCCGACCGATCTGCATTCGTCTATGTCCGCGGCAGCGCGGGGGATTTGCCGCTGCGCAATGAAGCGCTCGACGGCGCGGTCTCGTTCGAGGTACTCGAGCATGTGCCCGATGACCGTGCTGCTGTGCTGGAGGTGGCGCGAACGCTAAAGCCGGGCGGGTTCTTTCTTTTCACGGTGCCTAACAAATGGTGGGTATTCGAGTCGCACGGAGCGGTGGTGCCGGGACTTAACTTCCTGCCTTGGAACCGTATACCGTTCGTCTCTTACCTGCCAGGCCACTTGCACGAGCGGATTGCCCGGGCTCGTATCTATACGCTGCGTCGAGCGCTCGAACTGGCTCGAAGCAGCGGACTTGAGCCGCTTGCGAGCGGCTATATCACGGCTCCACTCGACGTTCTCCCTAAAGGCCTCTTGCGCCGCATCCTGCGCAGCACCATCTTTAGAAACGATACGACTGCACTGCCAGTTTTGGCGGTGAACCTCTATGTCCTGGCGGCTAAGCCACTTCAGCCGGATTAA
- a CDS encoding hybrid sensor histidine kinase/response regulator encodes MSASSTVRPSILAVDDERANLNLLRRTFHREYDLHLAENGPAGIEFLKRYPIDMIICDQRMPGMTGVQMLVESLKISPYAIRIILTAYSDVRDIIESINEGRIYRYILKPWSPDELRVTVAKAFQHYRLENENRDLVVQLRASLEELKAAQEELVRQERLSTIGRMASSIIHDLKLPMTNIRAGASLLAGDRLEPARRKEFSDIILREVDRLTLMTREILDFSRGEMSLVREEFDLGALLAEIAEDLRRDFDDAALTLVRDWDELGVIDGDRNRLRRVFLNLALNARDAMHEGGRLTIHAGRDSRNFLLRFLDTGPGFPKEILDRIFEPFVTHGKHNGTGLGMTIARKIVEAHDGTIRAVNPKGGGALVEIELPA; translated from the coding sequence ATGTCCGCATCTTCTACCGTTCGCCCCAGCATCCTCGCCGTCGATGACGAACGCGCCAATCTCAATCTGCTGCGGCGCACCTTTCACCGCGAATACGACCTCCATCTGGCCGAGAACGGCCCCGCCGGCATCGAGTTTCTGAAACGCTATCCCATCGACATGATCATCTGCGACCAGCGTATGCCGGGAATGACCGGCGTGCAGATGCTGGTCGAGAGTTTAAAGATTTCTCCCTATGCCATTCGTATCATCCTGACCGCCTATTCCGACGTCCGCGACATTATCGAAAGCATCAACGAGGGGCGAATCTATCGTTACATTCTTAAGCCCTGGTCGCCCGACGAACTGCGGGTGACGGTCGCCAAGGCATTCCAGCATTACCGTCTCGAAAATGAAAACCGCGATCTGGTGGTGCAGTTGCGGGCATCGCTTGAGGAGTTAAAGGCAGCGCAGGAGGAGTTGGTTCGACAAGAGCGCCTTTCGACCATCGGCCGAATGGCGTCGAGCATCATCCACGATTTGAAACTGCCGATGACCAACATTCGAGCCGGCGCGTCGCTCCTGGCGGGAGACCGCCTCGAACCGGCGCGGCGCAAGGAGTTCAGCGACATCATTCTGCGCGAAGTGGACCGGCTCACACTTATGACCCGGGAGATCCTCGACTTTTCGCGCGGCGAGATGTCACTGGTTCGCGAGGAATTCGACCTCGGCGCGCTGCTGGCCGAGATTGCCGAAGACCTGCGGCGCGACTTCGACGACGCCGCTCTGACCCTGGTGCGCGATTGGGATGAGTTAGGTGTCATCGACGGCGACCGCAACCGTCTTCGCAGGGTCTTCCTTAACCTGGCGCTCAATGCCCGCGACGCTATGCACGAGGGCGGCCGGTTGACGATCCACGCCGGGCGCGACAGTAGAAATTTCCTCCTGCGCTTCCTTGACACCGGACCCGGCTTCCCGAAGGAGATCCTCGACCGGATCTTCGAACCGTTCGTAACTCACGGCAAACATAACGGCACCGGACTTGGCATGACCATTGCCCGGAAGATCGTCGAAGCGCACGACGGGACGATCCGGGCCGTCAATCCAAAGGGCGGAGGGGCATTAGTCGAGATAGAGTTGCCGGCTTGA